Proteins encoded by one window of Blautia faecicola:
- the hpt gene encoding hypoxanthine phosphoribosyltransferase → MSDKINVLISEEDVEKRIQEIGAAISKEYEGKCVHLICVLKGGVFFACELAKRITVPVTMDFMSVSSYGDDTKSSGVVKIVKDLDQPLEGKDVLIVEDIIDSGRTLSYLIEILKKRNPASLKLCTLLDKPERRVKEVHVDYTCFNIPDEFVVGYGLDYAQRYRNLPFIGVVEPGAGED, encoded by the coding sequence ATGAGTGATAAAATTAATGTATTAATCAGCGAAGAAGATGTAGAAAAGAGAATCCAGGAGATCGGAGCAGCCATCAGCAAAGAATACGAAGGAAAATGTGTACATCTGATCTGCGTATTAAAGGGCGGCGTATTTTTCGCATGCGAACTGGCAAAAAGAATTACCGTACCGGTAACCATGGACTTTATGTCCGTATCCAGTTACGGAGATGACACCAAATCAAGCGGTGTTGTAAAAATCGTGAAAGATCTGGATCAGCCGCTGGAAGGCAAAGATGTTCTGATCGTAGAAGACATCATTGATTCCGGACGTACCCTGAGTTATCTGATCGAGATCCTGAAAAAGAGAAATCCGGCAAGCCTGAAGCTGTGTACCCTGCTTGACAAACCGGAACGTCGTGTGAAAGAAGTACATGTGGATTATACCTGCTTCAATATTCCGGATGAATTTGTCGTAGGTTACGGTCTGGATTATGCACAGCGTTACAGAAACCTGCCATTTATCGGTGTTGTGGAACCGGGCGCAGGAGAAGACTAA